In one window of Hevea brasiliensis isolate MT/VB/25A 57/8 chromosome 10, ASM3005281v1, whole genome shotgun sequence DNA:
- the LOC110635390 gene encoding uncharacterized protein LOC110635390 produces the protein MADWGPVVIAVVLFVLLSPGLLIQLPGKGRIVEFGNMQTSGISILVHTIIFFALITIFLIAIGVHIYTG, from the coding sequence ATGGCAGATTGGGGGCCTGTGGTAATAGCAGTGGTGCTGTTTGTGCTGTTAAGTCCTGGATTGCTAATCCAGTTGCCTGGAAAAGGCAGAATTGTGGAGTTTGGGAATATGCAGACAAGTGGGATATCTATACTAGTTCATACAATCATCTTCTTTGCTCTTATCACCATCTTCCTTATAGCTATTGGTGTTCATATTTACACAGGATAG
- the LOC110635391 gene encoding uncharacterized protein LOC110635391, whose translation MSDWGPVFIAVVLFVLLSPGLLFQVPGHHRCVEFGNFQTSGASIMVHSLLYFALVCVFLLAVKVHLYLD comes from the coding sequence ATGTCGGATTGGGGTCCAGTATTCATAGCAGTGGTGCTATTTGTGCTCTTAAGTCCTGGGCTGCTGTTTCAGGTTCCAGGGCACCACAGGTGCGTGGAGTTTGGGAATTTTCAGACCAGTGGTGCTTCTATTATGGTCCATTCTCTGCTTTATTTCGCTCTTGTTTGCGTCTTCTTGCTAGCTGTTAAGGTTCACTTGTACCTTGATTAA